In bacterium, the following proteins share a genomic window:
- a CDS encoding acyltransferase, translated as MPNVVRAALVQSEWTGDKESMVAKNIEYARQAAAQGARILCFQEIFSGPYFCTEQRNEHFDTAEPIPDGPTLTKMIDLARETGMVLVVPIFEVEDTGHYYNTAAVIDSDGTFLGKYRKTHIPQVAGFWEKFYFRPGNLGFPVFDTAVGRVGVYICYDRHFPEGWRELGLAGAKIVFNPSATTRGHSKYLWELEQPAAAVANEYFVGAINRVGSEDLEDTDYYGSSYFASPRGEIIGGTGSDTADDVVVRDLDLDLIEEVRHHWAFYRDRRPETYDRISSP; from the coding sequence ATGCCGAACGTAGTGAGGGCTGCTCTCGTTCAGAGCGAGTGGACCGGCGACAAGGAGTCGATGGTCGCCAAGAACATCGAGTACGCCCGCCAGGCCGCCGCCCAGGGCGCCCGGATCCTCTGCTTCCAGGAGATCTTCAGCGGTCCCTACTTCTGCACCGAGCAGCGCAACGAGCACTTCGACACCGCGGAACCGATCCCGGACGGACCCACCCTGACCAAGATGATCGATCTCGCCAGGGAGACCGGGATGGTGCTGGTCGTACCCATATTCGAGGTGGAGGACACCGGCCACTACTACAACACCGCCGCCGTCATCGACTCCGACGGCACCTTCCTGGGCAAGTACCGCAAGACCCACATCCCGCAGGTGGCGGGGTTCTGGGAGAAGTTCTACTTCCGTCCCGGCAACCTCGGCTTCCCGGTGTTCGACACCGCAGTGGGCAGGGTCGGGGTGTACATCTGCTACGACCGCCACTTCCCGGAGGGATGGCGAGAACTGGGGCTGGCCGGCGCCAAGATCGTCTTCAACCCCTCCGCCACCACCCGAGGGCACTCCAAGTACCTGTGGGAACTGGAACAGCCGGCGGCAGCCGTGGCCAACGAGTACTTCGTCGGCGCCATCAACCGGGTCGGGAGCGAGGACTTGGAGGACACCGACTACTACGGAAGCTCCTACTTCGCATCGCCTCGTGGCGAGATCATCGGCGGCACCGGCTCCGACACCGCCGATGACGTGGTCGTCCGCGACCTAGACCTCGACCTGATCGAGGAGGTGCGCCATCACTGGGCCTTCTACCGGGACCGCCGCCCGGAGACATACGACCGGATCTCGTCTCCCTGA
- a CDS encoding DUF4242 domain-containing protein, which translates to MRRFVIERDIPDIGSAEREQLRAAAEQSNSVLRAMQSEGKPIQWEHSYVAGEKTFCIYVCDSPELIDEHAERSGFPATVVTEVGKIIDPTTEKS; encoded by the coding sequence ATGCGACGCTTCGTCATCGAACGGGACATTCCTGACATCGGTTCGGCCGAGCGCGAGCAGTTGCGCGCCGCAGCCGAGCAGTCCAACTCGGTTCTACGAGCGATGCAGTCCGAGGGCAAGCCCATCCAGTGGGAGCACAGCTACGTAGCCGGCGAGAAGACCTTCTGCATCTACGTCTGCGATAGCCCGGAGTTGATCGACGAGCACGCCGAACGCAGCGGGTTTCCAGCCACGGTCGTCACCGAGGTCGGCAAGATCATCGACCCGACGACAGAGAAGAGTTAG
- a CDS encoding type II toxin-antitoxin system PrlF family antitoxin, translating into MSTTQRNQVTIPGEVRHHLGIEPRDKVSFTIEDNGAVRLRKAPFTLETAYGSVKALDDHGDLEDIIRMAKEEKAADLVDEMNEL; encoded by the coding sequence ATGTCCACCACACAACGCAATCAGGTGACGATACCCGGCGAGGTACGCCATCATCTCGGCATCGAGCCGAGGGACAAGGTCTCGTTCACCATTGAGGACAACGGTGCCGTCCGGCTGCGCAAGGCGCCGTTCACGCTGGAGACGGCATACGGATCGGTCAAGGCCCTGGATGACCATGGGGATCTCGAGGACATCATCCGGATGGCCAAGGAGGAGAAGGCAGCCGACCTGGTCGACGAGATGAACGAGTTGTGA
- a CDS encoding DUF368 domain-containing protein, whose product MRRVPWLPIMLGRAPLNRPIRPSVTSLLLLALRGYAIGSADLVPGVSGGTVALVSGIYPRLVSAVYAGASSAGRALKGDLRGARRAAGGVDWWFLAPVVLGAGLAVVSLARVVEGLLRDHPVRTAAVFFGLIAGSVWVAWRIIREPGVRHGVVAGLVGIVSFILFGLRSSVITDPGWYVFVGAGALAICAFILPGVSGSFMLLAIGMYQHVLAIVNDARLGHLAAFAIGAAVGLGIFSRFLHRLLDRHHDLVVAAMIGLMLGSFRILWPWPVGLGDETGAGATTLGPPGPDLAVPVGLAAAAALVVVGFSAWVHRRAG is encoded by the coding sequence ATGAGGCGGGTCCCGTGGCTTCCGATCATGCTGGGACGGGCGCCGTTGAACCGTCCGATCCGTCCGTCCGTCACCAGCTTGTTGCTGCTGGCTCTCAGGGGCTACGCGATCGGGTCGGCCGATCTCGTCCCGGGAGTGTCGGGGGGGACGGTGGCCCTGGTCTCCGGCATCTACCCGCGCCTGGTGTCCGCCGTCTACGCCGGCGCCAGCTCGGCCGGGAGAGCTCTCAAGGGCGACTTGCGCGGCGCCCGCCGGGCGGCCGGAGGGGTCGACTGGTGGTTCCTCGCTCCGGTCGTGCTGGGCGCGGGTCTGGCGGTGGTCTCGCTGGCCCGGGTGGTGGAGGGCTTGCTACGGGACCATCCCGTCCGGACGGCCGCCGTCTTCTTCGGTCTCATCGCCGGTTCCGTCTGGGTGGCGTGGCGGATCATCCGCGAGCCCGGTGTCCGTCACGGCGTGGTGGCGGGGCTGGTCGGCATCGTATCGTTCATCCTGTTCGGGTTGCGGTCGTCGGTGATCACCGATCCGGGCTGGTATGTGTTCGTGGGCGCCGGCGCCCTCGCCATCTGCGCGTTCATCCTGCCCGGGGTGAGCGGATCGTTCATGTTGCTGGCGATAGGCATGTACCAGCACGTGCTGGCGATTGTCAACGACGCCCGCCTCGGTCATCTGGCGGCCTTCGCCATCGGAGCGGCCGTCGGCCTGGGCATCTTCTCCCGGTTCCTTCACCGGTTGCTGGACCGTCACCACGATCTGGTGGTGGCCGCCATGATCGGCCTGATGCTCGGCTCGTTCCGCATCCTCTGGCCGTGGCCCGTCGGGCTGGGCGACGAGACCGGCGCCGGCGCCACCACCCTGGGACCGCCCGGCCCGGACCTGGCCGTGCCGGTGGGATTGGCCGCCGCCGCTGCCCTCGTGGTGGTGGGTTTCAGCGCCTGGGTCCACCGGCGAGCCGGCTGA
- the purN gene encoding phosphoribosylglycinamide formyltransferase: protein MTARLVVLASGSGTNLQALIDAVEAGRLRAELARVIVNRSGAPARRRARRAGIPEECRPLGPYLRNAPDRAAARRRYDADLAGAVEAGQPDLVVLAGWMHILSTAFLDRFPERVINLHPALPGAFPGANAIEDTWTAYRAGEVASAGVMVHYVVDEGVDDGPVIADEEVPILPDDSIDTLEERIHRVEHRLLVDTVATLLEGRRPGSTLP from the coding sequence GTGACCGCCCGGCTCGTGGTCCTGGCATCCGGATCGGGCACCAACCTCCAGGCGCTGATCGACGCCGTGGAGGCGGGCCGGCTTCGAGCCGAGCTGGCCAGGGTGATCGTCAACCGCAGTGGAGCGCCCGCCCGCCGGCGGGCCCGCCGGGCCGGTATCCCCGAGGAGTGCCGCCCGCTCGGGCCGTATCTCCGGAACGCCCCCGATCGCGCCGCGGCCCGCCGTCGCTACGACGCCGACCTGGCCGGAGCGGTGGAGGCCGGGCAACCCGACCTGGTCGTGCTGGCCGGATGGATGCACATCCTGTCGACGGCGTTCCTCGACCGGTTCCCGGAGCGGGTAATCAATCTCCATCCGGCGCTACCCGGGGCGTTTCCCGGCGCCAACGCCATCGAGGACACCTGGACGGCATACCGGGCCGGAGAGGTCGCCTCGGCGGGGGTGATGGTCCACTACGTGGTGGACGAGGGGGTGGACGACGGTCCGGTCATCGCCGACGAGGAGGTACCGATCCTTCCCGACGACTCGATCGACACCCTCGAAGAACGGATCCATCGGGTGGAGCACCGGCTGCTGGTCGACACGGTGGCGACCCTGCTGGAAGGGCGCCGGCCGGGCAGCACCCTTCCCTAG
- a CDS encoding DUF933 domain-containing protein, with the protein MTSAGLLGFPNVGKTTLFNALTGLEAFTAPHPYTTTQPRIGTVRMPDRVLDRLAALEGSRKVTQAGLDLVDLPAVRSGSIRGLGAGREPDLLLAVLRAHDSDAVPTDEHGTDPVGQAEDLLLEVALSDFEMFERRNERLTKEAAADPRLRPVAEAVTRAAERLGEGVPLRRADWSDTEVRAFRDMAPLSLLPCVWVVNVAEDDVGNDRLVEQVRAVVPSTDQVLAVSALIEEEVAGLEASQRAEVYEGLGLGEGAPARVVRAVHDALRLVTFYTVNRRESRAWTVPEGTPAREAAGKIHSDMERGFIRAEMATITDVIGCGGWAKARAGSAVRVEGRDYEVRDGDVMMVRFSV; encoded by the coding sequence ATGACGAGCGCCGGCCTTCTCGGCTTTCCAAACGTCGGCAAGACCACGCTGTTCAACGCGTTGACCGGCCTGGAGGCGTTCACCGCGCCGCACCCCTACACCACCACCCAACCCAGGATCGGCACGGTCAGGATGCCGGACCGAGTCCTCGACCGGCTGGCGGCCTTGGAGGGATCCCGCAAGGTCACCCAGGCCGGTCTGGACCTGGTGGACCTTCCTGCGGTGCGCTCCGGTTCGATCCGGGGGCTCGGCGCCGGGCGGGAGCCGGACCTGCTCCTGGCGGTGCTGCGGGCTCACGACTCCGATGCTGTGCCGACCGACGAGCACGGAACCGATCCGGTCGGCCAGGCCGAAGACCTGCTGTTGGAAGTGGCCCTGTCGGACTTCGAGATGTTCGAACGCCGCAACGAGCGCCTCACGAAGGAGGCCGCCGCCGACCCGCGCCTGCGCCCGGTGGCCGAGGCGGTTACCCGGGCGGCCGAGCGGTTGGGGGAGGGGGTGCCGCTCCGGCGGGCGGACTGGTCGGATACCGAGGTCCGGGCGTTCCGCGACATGGCCCCGCTCAGCCTGCTGCCGTGCGTGTGGGTGGTCAATGTCGCCGAGGACGATGTCGGGAACGACAGGCTCGTCGAACAGGTTCGAGCGGTCGTGCCCTCCACCGATCAGGTGCTGGCGGTCTCGGCCCTCATCGAGGAGGAGGTGGCCGGCCTGGAGGCATCGCAGCGAGCCGAGGTCTACGAGGGTCTCGGCTTGGGGGAGGGCGCGCCGGCCAGGGTCGTGCGGGCTGTCCACGACGCTCTCCGGTTGGTCACCTTCTACACGGTCAACCGTCGAGAGTCCCGGGCGTGGACCGTTCCGGAGGGGACCCCGGCGCGGGAGGCGGCCGGCAAGATCCATTCCGACATGGAGAGAGGCTTCATCCGGGCCGAGATGGCCACCATCACGGACGTGATCGGATGCGGCGGATGGGCGAAGGCCAGGGCCGGCAGCGCGGTGCGGGTCGAGGGCAGGGACTACGAGGTCCGGGACGGGGACGTGATGATGGTGCGGTTCTCCGTATGA
- a CDS encoding N-carbamoyl-D-amino-acid hydrolase → MPRRITVGAGQMGAIARDESKDEVVDRLMALLHEAGEQGVDLLVYPELAMTTFFPRWFVEDPAEFDHYYHREMPDRHTKPLFDEARRLGIGFALGYAELHTDEDGVEHRYNTYILVERDGSVVSKFRKIHIPGHADYEPSRPFQHAERHYFEPGPHGFGAWQAFEGVVGMAICNDRRWPETYRVLGLQGAELILIGYNTPLYYSPDPTQNALSGFHNHLVMQAGAYQNGAYVVGVAKGGFEEGVESLSQSVIIAPSGQIIAQAITLEDELITATIDLDFCETYKGTLFNFDYYRMPEHYGLVTERRGAVAPPASD, encoded by the coding sequence ATGCCAAGACGGATCACGGTCGGAGCAGGCCAGATGGGCGCGATAGCCCGCGACGAGTCGAAGGACGAGGTTGTCGATCGCCTGATGGCGCTCCTCCATGAAGCCGGTGAACAGGGGGTGGACCTGCTGGTCTATCCGGAGCTGGCCATGACCACCTTCTTCCCCAGGTGGTTCGTGGAGGATCCCGCCGAGTTCGACCACTACTACCACCGCGAGATGCCCGACCGGCACACCAAGCCGCTGTTCGACGAGGCCCGGCGCCTCGGCATCGGCTTCGCCCTCGGCTACGCCGAACTCCATACCGACGAGGATGGCGTCGAGCATCGTTACAACACCTACATCCTGGTGGAGCGGGACGGCTCGGTGGTGTCCAAGTTCCGCAAGATCCACATTCCGGGCCATGCCGACTACGAGCCTTCGCGCCCGTTCCAGCACGCCGAGCGCCACTACTTCGAGCCCGGCCCGCACGGTTTCGGCGCGTGGCAGGCCTTCGAAGGCGTGGTGGGGATGGCCATCTGCAACGATCGCCGCTGGCCGGAGACCTACCGCGTGCTGGGTTTGCAGGGGGCGGAGCTGATCCTCATCGGGTACAACACGCCCCTGTACTACTCGCCCGACCCCACCCAGAACGCCCTGTCGGGGTTCCACAACCACCTGGTCATGCAGGCCGGCGCCTACCAGAACGGAGCGTACGTGGTCGGCGTGGCCAAGGGGGGCTTCGAGGAGGGCGTGGAGAGCCTGTCCCAGAGCGTGATCATCGCCCCGTCGGGCCAGATCATCGCCCAGGCCATCACCCTGGAGGACGAGTTGATCACGGCCACCATCGATCTCGACTTCTGCGAGACCTACAAGGGCACCCTGTTCAACTTCGACTACTACCGGATGCCGGAGCACTACGGCCTGGTGACCGAGCGGCGAGGCGCGGTGGCGCCCCCCGCCAGCGACTGA
- a CDS encoding PIN domain-containing protein, with amino-acid sequence MRYLDTNVIIRYLTRDDEKKAAACYRLFERVSKGREELTTSAATIAEATYVLSSQRGPYRLPPDEIAARLHPIVSLRGLVMPDKRVCIRALDLYAQYPFLDFADALGVAQTEARGITEILSYDRDFDRLPEVARVEP; translated from the coding sequence GTGAGGTACCTGGACACCAACGTCATCATCCGGTATCTGACCAGGGACGACGAGAAGAAGGCGGCCGCCTGCTACCGGCTGTTCGAACGGGTGAGCAAGGGACGCGAGGAACTGACTACCTCTGCGGCCACCATTGCCGAGGCCACCTACGTGCTGTCCTCCCAGCGTGGCCCGTACCGGCTGCCGCCGGACGAGATCGCGGCGAGGCTCCATCCCATCGTGTCCCTACGAGGCCTGGTGATGCCTGACAAGCGGGTTTGTATCCGAGCTCTGGACCTGTACGCCCAGTACCCGTTCCTCGACTTCGCAGATGCTCTGGGGGTGGCCCAAACGGAGGCCAGGGGGATCACCGAGATTCTCAGCTACGACAGGGACTTCGACCGGCTCCCCGAAGTAGCGAGAGTCGAGCCTTAG
- a CDS encoding pyridoxal-phosphate dependent enzyme, with the protein MIDLTVDEATLEAVAVHTRDRGVRVPTLAQMRDPGLIPSDVREGLEDIGLWDLHPLNLYRITWHNQPVSRGGGFGGVNYVEWPSELTGVDARIISLIGKWFPTGAHKVGAAFGCLVPRLVTGQFDPGSQKAVWPSTGNYCRGGAYDSNLLGCESIAILPEGMSRERFEWLQTVAGEIIKTPGSESNVKEIFDKCNELAASGEDLVIFNQFDEFGNYLWHVSVTGPAVEEVLAEVMGEGDRYRGFAVTTGSAGTIAAGDYLKQRFPGSVIAGGEAIQCPTMLLNGFGEHRIEGIGDKHIPWVHNVKNTDLAIGLDDEAAVSLTRLFNEAAGQEYLVSRGVDPDVIEGLPLLGISGAANLLSAIKLAKYYEMTGRDIVVTIATDSMDMYRSRLHELSEDRGTFTTHDAVAAYHRHILGTSTEHVHELGYYDRKRIHNLKYYTWVEQQGKTYEEIQAQWYDDDYWTGIQALADPIDRLIAEFNSLTGLG; encoded by the coding sequence ATGATCGATCTGACAGTTGACGAGGCCACCCTCGAGGCGGTGGCCGTCCACACCCGGGACCGCGGCGTGCGCGTTCCCACCCTCGCGCAGATGCGGGATCCGGGTCTGATCCCCTCCGACGTCCGTGAGGGGCTCGAGGACATCGGGCTGTGGGACCTCCACCCGCTCAACCTGTACCGGATCACCTGGCACAACCAACCCGTCTCCCGAGGGGGAGGCTTCGGCGGCGTGAACTACGTGGAGTGGCCCTCCGAGCTGACCGGAGTGGACGCCCGGATCATCTCCCTGATCGGTAAGTGGTTCCCCACGGGTGCGCACAAGGTGGGAGCGGCCTTCGGCTGCCTGGTTCCCCGCCTGGTCACCGGACAGTTCGATCCCGGGTCCCAGAAGGCGGTCTGGCCCTCCACCGGGAACTACTGCCGGGGAGGCGCCTACGACTCCAACCTCCTGGGATGCGAGTCGATCGCCATCCTCCCGGAGGGCATGAGCCGCGAGCGCTTCGAGTGGCTCCAGACGGTGGCGGGGGAGATCATCAAGACCCCCGGTTCCGAGTCGAACGTCAAGGAGATCTTCGACAAGTGCAACGAGTTGGCCGCCTCCGGCGAGGACCTGGTGATCTTCAACCAGTTCGACGAGTTCGGCAACTACCTGTGGCACGTATCGGTGACCGGTCCCGCCGTGGAGGAGGTGCTGGCCGAGGTGATGGGGGAGGGGGACCGGTACAGGGGCTTCGCGGTGACCACCGGATCGGCGGGGACCATCGCCGCCGGCGACTACCTCAAGCAACGCTTCCCCGGCTCGGTGATCGCCGGCGGGGAGGCCATCCAGTGCCCGACCATGCTGCTCAACGGCTTCGGGGAGCACCGGATCGAGGGCATCGGTGACAAGCACATCCCCTGGGTCCACAACGTCAAGAACACCGACCTCGCCATCGGGCTGGATGACGAGGCGGCCGTTTCGCTGACCCGCCTGTTCAACGAGGCGGCCGGACAGGAGTACCTGGTTTCCCGGGGTGTCGATCCCGACGTCATCGAAGGCCTCCCGCTGCTCGGCATCTCCGGCGCCGCCAACCTGCTGTCCGCCATCAAGCTCGCCAAGTACTACGAGATGACCGGCCGGGACATAGTGGTGACCATCGCCACCGACTCGATGGACATGTACCGGAGCCGGCTCCACGAGTTGAGCGAGGACCGGGGCACCTTCACCACCCACGATGCCGTGGCCGCGTACCACCGCCACATCTTGGGGACGTCCACCGAGCACGTCCACGAGCTCGGCTACTACGACCGCAAGCGCATCCACAACCTCAAGTACTACACGTGGGTGGAGCAGCAGGGAAAGACCTACGAGGAGATCCAGGCCCAGTGGTACGACGACGACTACTGGACCGGCATCCAGGCCCTCGCCGACCCGATCGATCGGCTCATCGCGGAGTTCAACTCGCTCACCGGCCTGGGCTGA
- a CDS encoding ASCH domain protein, with protein sequence MDKEQAGRCVLMSIKPRFAHAILDGSKKVEFRKRRLANDIQKAYVYVTAPVKAVQGEFDVENQVVGTPEELWARFAGVAGIDRQDFFDYFSTTTRGVGIGVGAVTCYTEPVPLEVLDPGGRAPQSVKYLSAVPGVPRR encoded by the coding sequence GTGGATAAGGAACAAGCTGGGCGCTGTGTACTGATGTCGATCAAACCACGTTTCGCGCATGCGATCCTGGATGGTTCCAAGAAGGTGGAATTCCGTAAGCGTCGTCTTGCGAACGACATACAGAAGGCGTACGTGTATGTGACAGCCCCTGTCAAGGCTGTTCAGGGTGAGTTCGATGTTGAGAATCAGGTTGTCGGGACTCCGGAGGAGCTGTGGGCCCGGTTCGCCGGCGTAGCTGGAATAGACCGACAGGACTTCTTCGACTACTTCAGCACCACAACCCGAGGTGTGGGAATCGGGGTTGGAGCCGTCACGTGTTACACGGAGCCGGTACCTCTCGAGGTGTTGGATCCCGGTGGTCGCGCCCCACAGAGCGTAAAGTACCTCAGTGCAGTCCCGGGAGTTCCTCGCAGGTGA
- a CDS encoding NAD(P)-dependent glycerol-3-phosphate dehydrogenase: MRLAVIGAGSWGTAIAKLASANASVGLWTRRTELATAINTDRENAEYLPGVRLSYRITATTDFTRAVNGAAAVLVAVPSHGYRDVLKKASGIIPTSIPVISLAKGIEVSTGLRMSEVTLDVLDGHDPSRVGALSGPNLSEEIMQGQPAATVLSMPDRWVGREIQSILGTPRFRVYTNPDLIGVEVAGATKNVIALAAGVSLGMGFGMNTMAGLATRGLAEMTRLGVVLGGEALTFGGLAGVGDLMATCGSPSSRNHQVGYRLGQGREISGITTGMKTVAEAVRTTEAVLQLAARHGVEMPIAEAVGRILYQGETVHEAMRSLMDRVPTQEGYGILA, encoded by the coding sequence ATGCGCTTAGCGGTGATCGGAGCCGGATCCTGGGGAACGGCCATAGCGAAGCTCGCCTCCGCCAATGCCTCCGTAGGGTTGTGGACCAGGCGAACCGAGCTGGCCACGGCCATCAACACCGATAGGGAGAACGCCGAATACCTTCCCGGGGTTCGCCTGTCCTACCGGATCACAGCCACCACCGACTTCACCCGGGCTGTAAACGGAGCGGCCGCGGTGCTGGTCGCGGTGCCATCCCACGGCTACCGGGACGTCCTGAAGAAGGCGAGCGGCATCATCCCGACCTCCATACCTGTGATCAGCCTCGCCAAGGGCATCGAGGTCTCCACCGGCCTGCGCATGTCGGAAGTCACCCTGGACGTGCTCGACGGTCACGATCCGAGCCGGGTGGGCGCCCTGTCCGGCCCGAACCTGTCGGAAGAGATCATGCAGGGCCAGCCCGCCGCCACGGTCCTGTCCATGCCCGACCGGTGGGTTGGCAGAGAGATCCAGTCCATCCTGGGCACGCCCCGGTTCCGGGTGTACACCAACCCGGACCTGATCGGGGTGGAGGTGGCCGGCGCTACCAAGAACGTCATCGCCCTGGCGGCCGGGGTGTCGCTCGGTATGGGATTCGGCATGAACACCATGGCCGGCCTGGCGACGCGGGGCCTGGCGGAGATGACCCGCCTCGGCGTCGTTCTCGGTGGTGAGGCACTCACCTTCGGGGGTCTCGCCGGCGTGGGTGATCTCATGGCGACCTGCGGGAGCCCGAGCAGCCGCAACCACCAGGTGGGATACCGGTTGGGTCAGGGACGCGAGATCAGCGGGATCACCACGGGCATGAAGACGGTCGCCGAGGCGGTGCGGACCACCGAGGCCGTTCTCCAGCTCGCAGCCCGGCACGGCGTGGAAATGCCGATCGCCGAGGCGGTGGGGAGGATCCTCTACCAGGGTGAGACCGTCCATGAGGCTATGAGAAGCCTCATGGACCGGGTGCCCACGCAGGAAGGCTACGGCATCCTCGCCTGA
- a CDS encoding NIPSNAP family protein, whose translation MNAQLRIYDIKPGMMEEFAAKVDEELLPIRLDHGFRRSGPWVVEESYQYVWIVHHDGEEPFEEVDKRYYADPRRDEMSFNPKDYITRVDVRMLTRI comes from the coding sequence ATGAACGCCCAGCTCCGCATCTATGACATCAAGCCGGGAATGATGGAAGAGTTCGCCGCAAAAGTCGACGAAGAGCTCCTACCCATCCGGCTGGACCACGGCTTCCGGCGTAGCGGCCCATGGGTCGTAGAAGAGTCCTACCAGTACGTATGGATCGTCCATCACGACGGCGAGGAACCCTTCGAGGAAGTCGACAAGCGCTACTACGCCGATCCTCGTCGCGACGAGATGTCGTTCAACCCCAAGGACTACATCACCAGGGTCGACGTCAGGATGCTGACCCGCATCTAG
- the thrC gene encoding threonine synthase yields the protein MFLTGLRCTVCSEAYRPAPGRYVCDRCGEVGTLDARYDYAAIGKVLSPDSLAADPERSMWRYRPLLPVGSGVAVSALGVGGTPLIEVERLAGRWGVERLWVKDEGRQPTGSLKDRASAVALARAAEEGAETVTTASTGNAAAALAGLAAGTGQTAVIFVPETAPEAKVAQLLAYGAFVMLVEGTYDDAVRLCQEAVDRFGWYNRNTGINPYVGEGKKTVVLEIVEQLGWEAPDAIFVSVGDGSIIGGVHKGLRDALELGWIDRMPRIYGVQAAGSSYMVDAWLNGDDLTTKPPVGASTAADSISADLPRDRVKAMAAVVDTGGGWVAVDDDAILEMIPTVSADSGIFPEPAAAAAFAGLAEMVAGRQESVPPVGISDRVVVISTGSGLKDIRGVMRGIDRTGAVPLPVRPGPDGLDPDEIAVRMEQWLERLKGVTGDPLHA from the coding sequence GTGTTCCTGACCGGTCTGCGATGCACCGTCTGCTCCGAGGCGTACCGGCCGGCGCCGGGTAGGTACGTATGCGACCGTTGCGGGGAGGTGGGCACGCTCGACGCCCGGTACGACTATGCAGCCATCGGCAAGGTGCTCAGTCCCGACAGCCTGGCCGCCGACCCGGAGCGATCCATGTGGCGTTACCGTCCGCTGCTTCCGGTCGGGTCCGGCGTGGCCGTCTCGGCCCTGGGAGTGGGGGGGACGCCCCTCATCGAGGTGGAGCGTCTGGCCGGGCGCTGGGGGGTGGAGCGGCTGTGGGTCAAGGACGAGGGCCGCCAACCCACCGGCTCCCTCAAGGACCGGGCCTCGGCGGTGGCGCTGGCGAGGGCGGCCGAGGAGGGCGCCGAGACGGTCACCACCGCCTCGACCGGGAACGCGGCAGCCGCCCTGGCGGGCCTGGCGGCCGGGACCGGCCAGACCGCGGTCATCTTCGTCCCGGAGACGGCGCCCGAGGCCAAGGTCGCCCAACTGCTGGCCTACGGGGCCTTCGTGATGCTGGTGGAAGGCACCTACGACGACGCCGTCCGGCTGTGCCAGGAGGCGGTCGACCGCTTCGGCTGGTACAACCGCAACACCGGGATCAATCCCTACGTGGGGGAGGGCAAGAAGACGGTGGTCCTCGAGATCGTCGAGCAGCTGGGCTGGGAGGCGCCCGATGCGATCTTCGTGAGCGTTGGGGACGGGTCGATCATCGGAGGGGTGCACAAGGGCCTCCGGGATGCGCTGGAGTTGGGGTGGATCGACCGCATGCCCCGCATCTACGGGGTCCAGGCAGCCGGCAGTTCCTACATGGTCGACGCATGGCTGAACGGAGACGACCTGACCACGAAGCCGCCGGTGGGCGCCAGCACCGCCGCCGATTCGATCAGCGCCGACCTGCCCCGCGATCGGGTCAAGGCGATGGCTGCTGTGGTCGACACGGGCGGCGGCTGGGTGGCGGTCGATGACGATGCCATCCTGGAGATGATCCCGACGGTGTCGGCCGATTCGGGCATCTTCCCGGAGCCGGCCGCCGCCGCCGCCTTCGCCGGGCTTGCCGAAATGGTGGCGGGACGGCAGGAAAGCGTCCCGCCGGTGGGAATCTCCGACCGCGTGGTGGTCATCTCGACCGGGTCGGGGTTGAAGGACATCCGGGGAGTCATGCGCGGGATCGACCGCACCGGCGCCGTCCCGCTACCGGTACGGCCGGGACCGGACGGGCTCGACCCCGACGAGATAGCCGTCAGAATGGAACAGTGGTTGGAAAGGCTCAAGGGGGTGACGGGGGACCCACTCCACGCGTAG